A section of the Pseudomonas lini genome encodes:
- a CDS encoding putative bifunctional diguanylate cyclase/phosphodiesterase, translating to MLIGSYSLTLVFISLCVAILASYTALDLTGRITTAKGRAVHLWTAGGAFAMGVGVWSMHFIGMLAFTLPIDLGYDVSLTALSLLIAVLSCGFALWLVSQPQLPAWQLAFGALVMGAGISAMHYTGMAAMRMQPGIDYDPALFSASLLIAVGASGAALWIAFRLRQHAPYVRLIRGGAAVIMGIAIVGMHYTGMAAARFADGSFCGAAVDGLNGEGLDNLVLITTLAVLSIALLTSILDARLEARTAELAQSLTEANRELTQLALHDTLTGLPNRVLLADRIDQAMSRVQEQGSCFALMFIDLDGFKPVNDAFGHHMGDQLLREVGLRLREDLRSQDTLARIGGDEFVLLVQLTEPNDALNLAARQVGLIGRSFRVAEHDLQISASVGIALYPGNGHTAEELLMNADAAMYHAKGAGKNGHRFFDASMNSNARKQLQLLQDLRNAVDQQQFSLYYQPKFDAGNGRPLGAEALLRWEHPTQGMLLPDSFIDLAEKTGLIIPIGEWVLNEACRQMREWYVLGYTDWRIAVNLSALQFCHAGLVQSVAKALATHHLPANSLTLEITETTAMSDADASMTVLQELSEMGVDLSIDDFGTGYSSLMYLKRLPANELKIDRGFVRDLEHDSDDAAIVSAIVALGQALGLRIVAEGVETGVQQDFLTQLGCDSLQGYLLGHPLPADRFMADIHRGERLAAG from the coding sequence ATGCTCATCGGTAGTTATTCCCTTACCCTGGTTTTCATATCGCTCTGTGTGGCGATACTTGCCTCTTATACTGCGCTCGACCTCACCGGTCGCATCACCACGGCCAAGGGCCGGGCGGTGCATCTGTGGACGGCGGGTGGCGCTTTTGCGATGGGGGTCGGCGTGTGGTCGATGCATTTCATCGGCATGCTCGCGTTCACATTGCCGATCGATCTGGGCTACGACGTTAGCCTCACGGCGCTGTCCCTATTGATTGCAGTCCTGTCCTGCGGCTTTGCCCTGTGGCTGGTCAGCCAGCCACAACTGCCGGCCTGGCAACTGGCGTTCGGCGCCTTGGTCATGGGCGCTGGCATCAGTGCGATGCATTACACCGGCATGGCCGCCATGCGCATGCAGCCGGGCATTGATTACGACCCTGCACTGTTTAGCGCTTCGCTGCTGATCGCCGTCGGTGCATCGGGGGCGGCGTTATGGATCGCGTTCCGCCTGCGCCAGCACGCGCCGTATGTGCGTCTGATTCGCGGCGGTGCAGCGGTGATCATGGGCATCGCCATCGTCGGCATGCACTACACCGGCATGGCTGCGGCGCGCTTTGCCGACGGCAGTTTCTGTGGTGCGGCGGTCGATGGCCTGAACGGCGAGGGCCTGGACAATCTTGTTCTGATCACTACCCTGGCGGTGTTGAGCATTGCCTTGCTGACCTCGATCCTCGATGCCCGTCTGGAGGCCCGCACCGCTGAGCTCGCCCAATCACTGACCGAGGCCAACCGCGAACTCACCCAACTGGCGCTGCACGACACGCTGACCGGGCTGCCGAACCGAGTGCTGTTGGCCGACCGTATCGATCAGGCGATGTCGAGGGTGCAGGAGCAGGGCAGTTGTTTTGCGTTGATGTTCATTGATCTGGACGGCTTCAAGCCGGTCAACGATGCATTCGGACACCACATGGGCGACCAGTTGCTGCGTGAAGTCGGCCTGCGCCTGCGCGAGGACTTGCGCAGCCAGGACACCCTGGCGCGGATCGGCGGCGATGAGTTTGTGCTGCTGGTGCAACTCACCGAGCCGAATGACGCGCTGAACCTGGCGGCGAGACAGGTGGGGCTGATCGGGCGCTCGTTCCGGGTCGCGGAACATGACTTGCAGATTTCCGCCAGCGTCGGCATCGCGCTCTATCCGGGTAACGGTCACACCGCCGAGGAATTGCTGATGAACGCCGACGCCGCGATGTACCACGCCAAGGGCGCCGGGAAAAACGGCCACCGCTTCTTCGATGCCTCGATGAACAGCAATGCGCGCAAACAGCTGCAATTGCTGCAAGACCTGCGCAATGCCGTCGATCAGCAGCAGTTCAGTCTCTATTACCAACCCAAATTCGACGCTGGCAATGGACGACCGCTAGGTGCCGAGGCGCTGCTGCGCTGGGAACACCCGACCCAAGGCATGCTGTTGCCGGACAGTTTCATCGACCTCGCGGAGAAGACCGGGCTGATCATCCCGATCGGCGAGTGGGTGCTCAACGAAGCTTGCCGTCAGATGCGCGAGTGGTACGTGCTCGGTTACACCGACTGGCGCATCGCGGTGAACCTCTCGGCATTGCAGTTCTGCCACGCCGGGTTGGTCCAGAGCGTCGCCAAGGCCTTGGCCACTCACCATTTGCCGGCCAACAGCCTGACCCTGGAAATCACCGAAACCACCGCCATGAGCGACGCCGATGCGAGCATGACGGTGCTGCAGGAACTCTCGGAAATGGGCGTTGACCTGTCCATCGACGACTTTGGTACCGGCTATTCGAGCTTGATGTACCTCAAGCGCCTGCCGGCCAATGAACTGAAGATTGATCGGGGTTTCGTCCGCGATCTGGAGCACGACAGCGATGACGCAGCCATCGTCTCGGCCATCGTCGCCCTTGGCCAGGCGCTGGGCTTGCGGATTGTGGCCGAAGGGGTGGAAACCGGTGTCCAGCAAGACTTCCTGACCCAACTCGGTTGCGACTCGTTGCAGGGTTACCTGCTGGGGCACCCGCTGCCTGCCGATCGTTTCATGGCTGATATTCATCGTGGGGAGCGATTGGCGGCGGGCTGA
- the mapR gene encoding GntR family transcriptional regulator MpaR (MapR regulates genes involved in Pseudomonas quinolone signal (PQS) production and anthranilate metabolism) — MKRYEKFADDIAELIRSGVLGPGQRVPSVRYASQTYGVSPSTVFQAYYLLERRGLIRARPRSGYFVNAHAPSPFSEPVISSQVNESTKVDVSELVFSVLDSIKDPNTVPFGSAFPSPTLFPLQRLSRSLISAARKIDPSMVVTDMSPGNPQLRRQIALRYMVGGLMLPMEELLITSGALEALNLCLQAVTEPGDLVAIEAPAFYASLQVLERLKLKAVEIPVHPRDGIDLGVLAQTLERHPIKACWCMTSFQNPMGATMPEAKKQELVELLRTHQVPLIEDDVYAELYYGQQAPKPAKAFDTEGLVMHCGSFAKSLAPGYRIGWVAAGRYAQKVERLKLMTSLCASMPAQAAIADYLQHGGYDRHLRKLRYALEEQQSAMLAAIARYFPAETRVSQPAGGYFLWLELPPQMDSLKLFQMALAQGISIAPGPIFSPTQRFRNCIRLNYGSPWTEDSEKAMETLGRIVRSF; from the coding sequence ATGAAACGCTACGAAAAATTCGCCGACGACATCGCTGAACTGATCCGCTCCGGCGTCCTCGGTCCCGGCCAGCGGGTGCCATCGGTGCGCTACGCCAGCCAGACCTACGGCGTCAGCCCGTCCACCGTGTTCCAGGCCTATTACCTGCTCGAACGCCGCGGCCTGATCCGCGCCCGGCCGCGTTCCGGTTACTTCGTCAATGCGCATGCACCGAGCCCGTTCTCGGAGCCGGTGATCAGCAGCCAGGTCAACGAGTCCACCAAAGTCGACGTCAGTGAACTGGTGTTCTCGGTGCTGGACTCGATCAAGGATCCGAACACCGTGCCCTTCGGCTCGGCTTTCCCGAGCCCCACGCTGTTCCCGCTGCAACGGTTGTCCCGCTCGCTGATCAGCGCCGCCCGGAAAATCGACCCGAGCATGGTCGTCACCGACATGTCGCCGGGTAACCCCCAGCTGCGTCGACAAATCGCCCTGCGCTACATGGTCGGCGGGCTGATGTTGCCCATGGAAGAGCTGCTGATCACCAGCGGCGCCCTCGAAGCCCTGAACCTGTGCCTGCAAGCAGTCACCGAACCCGGCGATCTGGTGGCCATCGAAGCCCCGGCGTTTTACGCCAGCCTGCAAGTGCTGGAACGCCTGAAGCTCAAAGCGGTGGAAATTCCCGTCCATCCGCGAGACGGCATCGACCTCGGCGTGCTGGCCCAGACGCTGGAACGGCATCCGATCAAAGCCTGTTGGTGCATGACCAGTTTCCAGAACCCCATGGGCGCGACCATGCCCGAAGCGAAGAAGCAGGAACTGGTGGAACTGTTGCGCACCCATCAGGTGCCGCTGATCGAAGACGACGTTTACGCCGAGCTTTATTACGGGCAACAGGCGCCAAAACCGGCCAAGGCTTTCGACACCGAAGGGCTGGTGATGCATTGCGGATCGTTCGCCAAGAGCCTGGCCCCTGGTTACCGCATCGGCTGGGTCGCCGCTGGGCGGTATGCGCAGAAAGTCGAACGCCTGAAGCTGATGACCTCACTCTGCGCCTCGATGCCTGCCCAAGCCGCCATCGCCGATTACCTGCAACACGGCGGCTACGACCGGCACCTGCGCAAATTGCGTTACGCCCTGGAAGAACAGCAAAGCGCCATGCTCGCTGCCATCGCCCGTTACTTCCCGGCCGAGACTCGCGTCAGTCAGCCGGCCGGCGGTTATTTCCTGTGGCTGGAACTGCCGCCGCAGATGGATTCGTTGAAGTTGTTTCAGATGGCATTGGCGCAAGGGATCAGCATTGCACCGGGGCCGATCTTTTCACCGACCCAGCGGTTCAGGAATTGTATACGGCTGAATTATGGAAGCCCTTGGACCGAGGATTCAGAGAAGGCGATGGAGACGTTGGGCAGGATCGTGCGGTCGTTCTAA
- the ccoG gene encoding cytochrome c oxidase accessory protein CcoG, giving the protein MSDRIPVRTVEPASFIKSNEPLRPKIKSKSSDNLIHTRSFTGLFRTLRMSGTGFLFLLFFGTVWLNWGGRQAVLWDLSESKFHIFGATFWPQDFILLSALLIIAAFGLFAITVFAGRVWCGYTCPQSSWTWIFMWCEKLTEGERNQRIKLQAAPWGLNKLIRRSAKHTLWLAISLLTGLTFVGYFTPIRPLAEELLTLQIGGVSLFWVLFFTGATYINAGWLREAVCMHMCPYARFQSVMFDKDTLTISYDVARGENRGPRKRDIKPTEVGLGDCIDCQLCVQVCPTGIDIRDGLQMECIGCAACIDACDSIMDKMGYARGLISYTSEHELQGGKTHLLRPRLIGYSAVLLVMIGALVLALVERPMVSLDVSKDRGLFRENSEGQIENIYSLKVINKTQQRQDYRLTLVDGDGFQLQGKSELSLAPGEIVDVPVSVAMTTDRPSSSSQTISFKVVDNDEPDIYSVAKSRFVSPMNR; this is encoded by the coding sequence TCCGAACCGTTGAACCTGCCTCATTTATAAAAAGCAATGAGCCTTTGCGCCCAAAGATAAAGTCAAAATCCAGCGACAACCTGATCCACACCCGCAGCTTCACGGGCTTGTTTCGTACCCTGCGCATGAGCGGCACGGGGTTTCTGTTTTTGCTGTTTTTCGGCACGGTGTGGCTGAACTGGGGTGGCCGCCAGGCGGTGCTCTGGGACCTTAGCGAAAGCAAATTCCACATCTTCGGCGCGACCTTCTGGCCACAGGATTTCATTCTGCTGTCGGCGCTGCTGATCATTGCCGCGTTCGGCCTGTTTGCGATCACCGTTTTTGCGGGCCGTGTCTGGTGCGGTTACACCTGCCCGCAGAGTTCCTGGACCTGGATCTTCATGTGGTGCGAGAAGCTCACCGAAGGCGAGCGCAACCAACGGATCAAACTGCAAGCTGCGCCCTGGGGCCTGAACAAACTGATCCGCCGCTCGGCCAAACATACCCTGTGGCTGGCGATCAGCCTGCTGACTGGCCTGACCTTTGTCGGCTACTTCACACCGATCCGTCCGCTGGCCGAAGAACTGCTGACCTTGCAAATCGGCGGTGTCAGCCTGTTCTGGGTGCTGTTCTTTACCGGGGCCACTTACATCAATGCCGGTTGGCTGCGCGAAGCGGTGTGCATGCACATGTGCCCGTATGCGCGATTCCAGAGCGTGATGTTCGACAAAGACACCCTGACCATTTCCTATGACGTAGCCCGCGGCGAAAACCGTGGCCCGCGCAAACGTGACATCAAACCCACCGAGGTCGGACTGGGTGATTGCATCGATTGCCAATTGTGCGTGCAGGTCTGCCCGACCGGCATCGACATTCGCGACGGCTTGCAGATGGAATGCATCGGTTGCGCCGCGTGCATCGACGCCTGTGATTCGATCATGGACAAAATGGGCTACGCCCGTGGGCTGATCAGCTACACCTCGGAGCATGAGTTGCAGGGTGGCAAGACCCACCTGCTGCGCCCGCGCTTGATCGGCTACAGCGCGGTGCTGCTGGTAATGATCGGCGCCCTCGTCCTGGCGCTGGTGGAGCGGCCGATGGTGTCGCTGGACGTGAGCAAGGACCGTGGCCTGTTCCGCGAGAACAGTGAAGGCCAGATCGAAAACATCTACAGCCTGAAGGTCATCAACAAGACCCAGCAACGTCAGGATTATCGATTGACGCTGGTCGACGGCGATGGCTTCCAGCTGCAAGGCAAGAGCGAATTGAGCCTGGCCCCCGGTGAGATCGTCGACGTGCCGGTGTCGGTGGCCATGACCACGGATCGCCCGAGCAGCAGCTCGCAGACCATCAGTTTCAAGGTTGTCGACAATGATGAACCGGACATCTACAGCGTGGCCAAGAGCCGGTTTGTTTCGCCGATGAACCGTTGA
- a CDS encoding efflux transporter outer membrane subunit: protein MTDRSLIKLAAPLITALFKAQRSRLLSLSLCVAMLSACAIGPDYQRPQAAAPAQYKEAAGWRQANPSDSLARGAWWELYGDQQLNGLIEKLNSANQTVAQSEAQYRQAQALVRSARGAFFPTVDLTVGKTRSSQGTGSSSSSLSSSSSGIRDTYTAQAGVSWEADVWGKLRRGLEADTANAEASFADLAAMRLSQQSELVQNYLQLRVIDEQKRLLEATVEAYQRSLKMTENQYRAGVSGKDAVAQATTQLKSTQAEMVDLIWQRAQFENAIAVLIGLPPAEFSLAETKDIPTLPQVPLSLPSQLLERRPDIASAERSVMAANANIGVAKAAYYPDLTLSLNGGYSSSTSNNWISVPNRFWSVGPQLAMTLFDGGQRSAEVDRSEAAYDETVAKYRQTVLDGLREVENYLVQLKVLEDEAKVRQEALDAARESLRLTQNQYKAGVIAYLDVVVVQATALSNERNVLSLLQSRLIASVQLIAALGGGWDGQLQVSDKE, encoded by the coding sequence ATGACTGACCGTTCGCTTATCAAGCTGGCTGCACCGCTGATCACGGCGCTATTCAAGGCGCAGCGCTCGCGCTTGCTGAGCCTGTCGCTGTGCGTGGCGATGCTCAGTGCCTGCGCCATCGGCCCGGATTACCAGCGCCCGCAAGCCGCCGCGCCGGCACAGTACAAGGAAGCGGCTGGTTGGCGTCAGGCCAATCCCAGCGATTCTTTGGCGCGGGGAGCCTGGTGGGAGCTGTATGGCGATCAGCAACTCAACGGCCTGATCGAAAAACTCAACAGCGCCAACCAGACCGTCGCCCAGTCCGAAGCCCAGTACCGCCAGGCTCAGGCCTTGGTGCGCAGCGCCCGGGGTGCGTTTTTCCCGACAGTGGACCTGACCGTCGGGAAAACCCGCTCCAGCCAAGGCACCGGTAGCAGCAGTTCGAGCCTGAGCAGTTCTTCCAGCGGTATTCGCGACACCTACACCGCGCAGGCTGGTGTCAGTTGGGAAGCAGACGTCTGGGGCAAATTGCGTCGAGGCCTGGAAGCGGACACGGCCAATGCCGAGGCGAGCTTTGCCGATCTGGCGGCGATGCGCCTGAGCCAGCAATCGGAGCTGGTGCAGAACTATCTGCAACTTCGCGTGATCGACGAACAGAAGCGTCTTTTGGAGGCGACAGTCGAGGCCTATCAGCGCTCGCTGAAAATGACCGAAAACCAGTACCGCGCCGGTGTCTCCGGCAAGGACGCAGTGGCCCAGGCCACCACTCAGCTCAAAAGCACCCAGGCGGAGATGGTCGACCTGATCTGGCAGCGCGCGCAGTTCGAGAACGCCATCGCCGTACTGATTGGTTTGCCGCCGGCCGAGTTCAGCCTGGCTGAAACCAAAGACATCCCGACATTGCCGCAGGTGCCACTGAGCCTGCCTTCGCAATTGCTGGAACGCCGTCCGGACATCGCTTCCGCCGAGCGCTCGGTGATGGCCGCCAACGCCAACATCGGCGTGGCCAAAGCGGCCTACTACCCGGACCTGACCCTGAGCCTGAACGGAGGTTATAGCAGCAGCACCTCTAACAACTGGATCAGCGTACCCAACCGCTTCTGGTCGGTCGGCCCGCAACTGGCCATGACCCTGTTCGACGGTGGGCAGCGCTCGGCGGAAGTCGACCGCAGCGAAGCGGCCTATGACGAGACCGTCGCCAAGTACCGCCAGACCGTGCTCGATGGCTTGCGTGAAGTGGAAAACTATTTGGTGCAGCTCAAGGTGCTGGAAGACGAAGCCAAGGTGCGCCAGGAAGCCCTGGATGCGGCGCGAGAATCCTTGCGGTTGACCCAGAATCAATACAAGGCCGGGGTCATTGCTTATCTGGATGTGGTGGTGGTTCAGGCCACGGCGTTGAGCAACGAGCGCAACGTGCTGAGCTTGCTGCAGAGCCGCTTGATCGCCAGCGTGCAATTGATTGCCGCGCTGGGCGGCGGGTGGGATGGGCAGCTTCAGGTGAGCGACAAGGAATAA
- a CDS encoding efflux RND transporter permease subunit yields the protein MNLSGPFIKRPVATMLLSLAIILLGGVSFGLLPVSPLPQMDFPVIVVQASLPGASPEVMASTVATPLERSFGAIAGVNTMSSRSSQGSTRVILQFDLDRDINGAAREVQAAINASRNLLPSGMRSMPTYKKVNPSQAPIMVLSLTSDVLEKGQLYDLASTILSQSLSQVQGVGEVQIGGSSLPAVRIELEPQALNQYGVALDDVRNTIANANVRRPKGSVEDGQRLWQVQANDQLEKAKDYESLIIHYADGAALRLKDVAKVSDGVEDRYNSGFFNDDAAVLLVINRQAGANIIETVNEIKAQLPALQAVLPASVKLNLAMDRSPVIKATLHEAEMTLLVAVALVILVVFLFLGNFRASLIPTLAVPVSLVGTFAVMYLYGFSLNNLSLMALILATGLVVDDAIVVLENISRHIDKGVSPMKAAYLGAQEVGFTLLSMNVSLVAVFLSILFMGGIIESLFREFSITLAAAIVVSLLVSLTLTPMLCARWLKPHTLGQENRLQRWSQRTNEWMVGKYASSLDWVLRHRRLTLLSLFVTIGVNIALYVVVPKTFLPQQDTGQLIGFVRGDDGLSFSVMQPKMEIFRRAVLKDEAVQSVAGFIGGSNGTNNAFMLVRLKPIKERNLSAQKVIERLRKEMPKVPGAQLMLMADQDLQFGGGREQTSSQYSYILQSGDLGALREWYPKVVTALKALPELTAIDAREGRGAQQVTLIVDRDQAKRLGVDMDMVTAVLNNAYSQRQISTIYDSLNQYQVVMEVNPKYAQDPITLNQVKVITADGARIPLSTIAHYENSLEDDRVSHEGQFASESIAFDMAEGVTVEQGSAAIERAIAKVGLPEDVIAKMAGTADAFAAAQKSQPWMILGALVAVYLVLGVLYESYIHPLTILSTLPSAGVGALLSIYVLGGEFSLISLLGLFLLIGVVKKNAILMIDLALQLERHQGLEPLESIRSACLQRLRPILMTTLAAILGALPLLLSRAEGAEMRQPLGLTIIGGLVFSQVLTLYTTPVVYLYLDKLRHRFNHWRGVRTDAALETPL from the coding sequence ATGAACCTGTCCGGACCTTTCATCAAGCGCCCGGTCGCGACGATGTTGTTGAGCCTGGCGATCATATTGCTGGGCGGCGTGAGCTTCGGTCTGTTGCCGGTATCGCCGCTGCCGCAGATGGACTTCCCGGTGATCGTGGTTCAGGCCAGTTTGCCCGGCGCGAGCCCGGAGGTCATGGCCTCGACCGTGGCCACGCCGCTTGAGCGTTCCTTTGGCGCCATCGCCGGGGTCAACACCATGAGCAGCCGTTCCAGCCAAGGCTCGACGCGGGTGATTCTGCAATTCGACCTGGACCGCGACATCAACGGCGCGGCGCGGGAAGTGCAGGCGGCGATCAACGCCTCGCGCAATTTGTTGCCGAGCGGCATGCGCAGTATGCCGACCTACAAGAAGGTCAATCCGTCTCAGGCGCCGATCATGGTGTTGTCGCTGACCTCGGATGTGCTGGAAAAAGGCCAGCTCTATGACTTGGCCTCGACCATTTTGTCCCAGAGCCTGTCGCAGGTGCAGGGCGTGGGTGAAGTGCAGATCGGTGGCAGCTCGTTGCCGGCGGTGCGCATCGAACTCGAACCCCAGGCGCTCAACCAGTACGGCGTGGCGCTGGATGATGTGCGCAACACCATCGCCAACGCCAACGTGCGCCGACCCAAGGGCTCGGTCGAAGACGGCCAGCGGCTGTGGCAGGTGCAGGCCAACGATCAACTGGAAAAGGCCAAGGATTACGAGTCGCTGATCATTCACTACGCGGACGGCGCGGCCCTGCGCCTGAAGGATGTGGCTAAGGTCAGCGACGGCGTCGAGGACCGTTACAACAGCGGCTTTTTCAACGACGACGCGGCGGTGTTGCTGGTGATCAACCGCCAGGCCGGCGCCAACATCATCGAGACGGTCAACGAGATCAAGGCGCAGCTGCCGGCGTTGCAGGCCGTGCTGCCGGCCAGCGTCAAGCTGAACCTGGCGATGGACCGTTCACCGGTGATCAAGGCCACCCTGCACGAAGCTGAAATGACTTTGCTGGTTGCCGTGGCACTGGTGATTCTGGTGGTGTTTCTGTTCCTCGGTAACTTCCGTGCCTCGCTGATTCCCACCCTGGCGGTGCCGGTGTCGCTGGTGGGAACGTTTGCGGTGATGTACCTCTACGGGTTCTCCCTGAACAACCTGTCGCTGATGGCGCTGATCCTGGCCACCGGGCTGGTGGTGGACGACGCCATCGTGGTGCTGGAGAACATTTCCCGGCACATCGACAAGGGCGTGTCGCCGATGAAGGCCGCGTACCTCGGGGCCCAGGAAGTCGGTTTCACGCTGCTGTCGATGAACGTCTCGCTGGTGGCGGTGTTCCTGTCGATCCTGTTCATGGGCGGGATCATCGAAAGCCTGTTCCGCGAGTTTTCCATCACCTTGGCGGCGGCCATTGTGGTGTCGTTGCTGGTGTCGCTGACGCTGACGCCGATGCTCTGCGCGCGCTGGCTTAAGCCGCATACGCTGGGTCAGGAAAACCGCCTGCAACGCTGGAGCCAGCGGACCAACGAATGGATGGTCGGCAAATACGCCAGCAGCCTCGACTGGGTGTTGCGCCACCGTCGGCTGACCTTGCTCAGTCTGTTCGTGACGATTGGCGTGAATATTGCGCTGTATGTCGTTGTTCCTAAAACATTTCTACCCCAGCAGGATACTGGCCAGTTGATCGGTTTCGTGCGCGGCGACGATGGCCTGTCGTTCAGCGTGATGCAGCCGAAGATGGAAATCTTCCGCCGGGCCGTGCTCAAGGATGAGGCGGTGCAAAGCGTCGCCGGGTTCATCGGTGGCAGCAACGGTACCAACAACGCCTTCATGCTGGTGCGGCTGAAACCGATCAAGGAACGCAACCTGTCCGCGCAGAAAGTCATCGAACGCCTGCGCAAGGAAATGCCCAAGGTGCCCGGTGCGCAGTTGATGCTGATGGCGGATCAGGACCTGCAATTTGGCGGTGGCCGCGAGCAGACCTCCTCGCAATATTCCTACATCCTGCAAAGCGGCGATCTCGGCGCGTTGCGCGAGTGGTATCCGAAAGTCGTCACCGCGCTCAAGGCGCTGCCGGAACTGACGGCGATTGATGCGCGCGAAGGCCGTGGCGCCCAGCAAGTGACCCTGATCGTCGATCGCGATCAGGCCAAGCGTCTGGGCGTGGACATGGACATGGTCACCGCGGTGTTGAACAACGCCTATAGCCAGCGGCAGATTTCAACGATCTACGACAGCCTCAACCAATATCAGGTGGTGATGGAGGTCAACCCGAAATACGCCCAGGACCCGATCACCCTGAATCAGGTCAAGGTAATCACGGCGGACGGTGCGCGGATTCCACTGTCGACCATCGCTCACTATGAAAACAGCCTGGAAGACGACCGGGTCAGCCACGAAGGCCAGTTCGCGTCGGAAAGCATCGCTTTCGACATGGCCGAAGGCGTGACGGTGGAGCAGGGTTCGGCGGCCATTGAGCGGGCGATTGCCAAGGTCGGTTTGCCCGAAGACGTGATCGCGAAAATGGCCGGTACTGCCGATGCGTTTGCCGCCGCTCAGAAGAGCCAGCCGTGGATGATTCTCGGCGCGCTGGTGGCGGTGTATCTGGTGTTGGGCGTGCTGTATGAAAGCTATATCCACCCGCTGACTATTCTCTCGACCTTGCCGTCGGCCGGGGTCGGGGCGTTGCTGTCGATCTATGTGCTGGGCGGCGAGTTCAGCCTGATCTCCTTGCTCGGGCTGTTCTTGCTGATCGGCGTGGTGAAGAAAAACGCCATTCTGATGATCGATCTGGCGCTGCAACTGGAGCGGCACCAGGGCCTGGAGCCACTGGAGTCGATCCGCAGCGCTTGTCTGCAGCGGCTGCGACCGATTCTGATGACCACCCTGGCGGCAATCCTCGGCGCCTTGCCGTTGTTGCTGAGTCGTGCCGAAGGGGCGGAAATGCGTCAGCCGCTGGGCCTGACCATTATCGGCGGGCTGGTCTTCAGCCAGGTGCTGACCCTTTACACCACCCCGGTGGTTTACCTCTATCTCGACAAACTGCGCCATCGCTTCAACCACTGGCGTGGGGTGCGTACCGATGCTGCTCTGGAAACTCCGCTATGA
- a CDS encoding SDR family oxidoreductase: MDKVIVITGGSRGIGAATALLAAEQGYRICINYQSDEQAAHSVLEQVRALGAQAIAVRADVSIEDEVIGLFHRVDTELGRVTALVNNAGTVGQKSRIDEMSEFRILKILKTNVLAPILCAKHAILRMSPKHGGQGGSIVNVSSVAARLGAPSEYVDYAASKGALDTFTIGLSKEVAGEGIRVNAVRPGYIYTDFHALSGDPDRVSKLESAIPMARGGRPDEVAEAIVWLLSDKASYATGTFVDLGGGR, from the coding sequence ATGGACAAAGTCATCGTCATCACCGGCGGCAGCCGCGGAATCGGCGCCGCCACGGCCCTGTTGGCCGCAGAACAAGGCTATCGGATCTGTATCAACTATCAGTCCGACGAACAGGCGGCGCACAGTGTGCTGGAACAAGTTCGCGCACTCGGCGCCCAGGCCATTGCCGTGCGCGCCGATGTCAGCATCGAAGACGAAGTGATTGGCCTGTTCCACCGCGTAGACACCGAACTCGGTCGGGTCACGGCGCTGGTGAATAACGCCGGGACTGTCGGGCAAAAGTCTCGGATCGACGAAATGTCCGAATTCCGTATTCTGAAAATCCTCAAGACCAACGTTCTGGCGCCGATCCTCTGCGCCAAACACGCGATCCTGCGCATGTCGCCCAAGCATGGCGGGCAGGGCGGCAGCATCGTCAATGTATCGTCGGTCGCTGCCCGCTTGGGCGCCCCCAGCGAATATGTCGACTACGCTGCGTCCAAAGGCGCGCTGGACACCTTCACCATCGGTCTGTCCAAGGAAGTGGCGGGGGAGGGAATTCGCGTCAATGCCGTGCGGCCGGGTTACATCTACACCGATTTCCATGCATTGAGCGGCGATCCGGATCGGGTCAGCAAGCTGGAATCGGCGATTCCCATGGCCCGGGGTGGTCGGCCGGATGAGGTGGCGGAGGCGATTGTGTGGTTGTTGTCGGATAAGGCTTCTTATGCGACGGGGACTTTCGTCGACCTTGGTGGTGGGCGTTAA